The Vibrio splendidus genome has a window encoding:
- a CDS encoding microcin C ABC transporter permease YejB — protein sequence MAAYIFRRLLLVIPTLWAIITINFFIIQIAPGGPVEQAVAQLEGHNSGIMERFSGGGQEVDLSESDQASASGYKGSRGLDPEVVEEIKKQFGFDKPIHVRYFDMLKNYATFNFGESLFKGGNVIDLIIERLPVSISLGLWSTLIIYVISIPLGIMKAIHHGSRFDIWSSAVVIVGYAVPGFLFAIILIILFASGNYFSWFPLRGLVSSNFDQLNWYQQIGDYFWHLALPIFAMVIGGFATLSMLTKNSFLDEINKQYVVTARAKGLDESSILYKHVFRNAMLIIIAGFPSAFISIFFTGSMLIEVMFSLEGIGLLGFESTIQRDYPVVFSSLYIMTLLGLVLSIISDLTYTWVDPRIDFEAR from the coding sequence ATGGCCGCGTATATATTTCGACGTTTATTGTTGGTGATCCCCACGCTGTGGGCGATCATCACCATCAACTTTTTCATCATCCAGATTGCGCCTGGAGGCCCGGTAGAACAAGCAGTTGCTCAATTAGAAGGGCATAACTCTGGCATCATGGAGCGCTTTTCTGGTGGTGGACAGGAAGTTGATTTAAGCGAAAGTGATCAAGCGTCTGCCAGTGGTTATAAAGGCTCACGCGGGCTTGATCCTGAAGTGGTTGAAGAGATCAAAAAGCAGTTTGGTTTTGATAAGCCGATCCACGTTCGCTACTTCGACATGTTGAAAAACTACGCGACCTTTAACTTCGGTGAAAGCCTGTTTAAGGGCGGCAACGTTATTGATCTCATCATCGAGCGACTGCCGGTTTCCATTTCCTTGGGGTTATGGAGTACCTTAATCATCTACGTGATCTCGATACCCTTGGGCATCATGAAGGCGATACATCACGGCTCTCGGTTTGATATTTGGTCGAGTGCGGTGGTGATTGTTGGTTATGCGGTGCCGGGCTTCTTGTTTGCGATCATCCTGATTATTTTGTTTGCGAGTGGTAACTACTTCAGTTGGTTCCCGTTACGTGGACTCGTGTCGAGTAATTTCGACCAACTTAACTGGTATCAGCAAATAGGCGACTATTTTTGGCACTTAGCTTTGCCTATTTTTGCCATGGTTATCGGTGGCTTTGCAACACTGAGTATGCTGACCAAAAACTCCTTCCTTGATGAAATCAACAAGCAATATGTGGTGACCGCGCGAGCGAAAGGTTTGGACGAGAGCAGCATTCTCTACAAGCACGTTTTTCGTAATGCCATGTTGATCATTATTGCGGGTTTCCCGAGTGCATTTATTAGTATTTTCTTCACGGGTTCTATGCTGATTGAAGTGATGTTTTCACTCGAAGGCATCGGTCTGCTTGGCTTTGAGTCGACCATTCAGCGAGATTACCCAGTGGTGTTCAGCTCTCTCTATATCATGACCTTGCTAGGCTTGGTGCTGAGCATTATCTCCGACCTGACGTATACCTGGGTTGATCCTCGAATTGATTTTGAAGCGCGTTAA
- a CDS encoding ABC transporter permease — protein MFNNPLAEARWLRFKANKRGFISLWIFTILFGLSLFAEIIANDKPLLVSYDNQWFVPVINEYAETEFGGEFETEADYKDPYVIELIEDNGYIVWPIIPFSYDTINFDISGAVPSEPDSVNRLGTDDKGRDVLARIIYGFRISVLFGFILTIVSSVVGVVVGATQGYYGGWVDLFGQRFIEVWSGMPTLFLLIILSSFIEPNFWWLLGIMVLFSWMSLVGIVRAEFLRCRNFDYVRAAQAMGVDDKRIMLRHMLPNAMVASLTMMPFILSGSVTTLTSLDFLGFGLPAGSPSLGELLAQGKANLQAPWLGISAFVVLSLMLTLLVFVGEAVRDAFDPHQQK, from the coding sequence ATGTTTAACAACCCTTTAGCTGAAGCTCGTTGGTTACGTTTTAAAGCAAACAAGCGTGGTTTTATCTCCCTTTGGATATTTACTATTTTGTTTGGACTGAGCCTGTTCGCTGAGATCATCGCCAACGATAAGCCTTTATTGGTTTCTTATGATAATCAGTGGTTTGTGCCTGTCATTAATGAGTATGCAGAGACCGAGTTTGGCGGCGAGTTTGAAACAGAAGCCGACTACAAAGACCCGTATGTTATCGAACTCATTGAAGACAACGGTTACATCGTGTGGCCAATCATTCCTTTTAGCTACGATACGATAAACTTCGATATTTCAGGCGCGGTGCCATCGGAGCCAGATTCAGTGAACCGGCTAGGAACCGATGATAAAGGGCGCGATGTGCTAGCTCGCATCATTTATGGGTTCCGTATTTCCGTTCTATTTGGTTTTATTCTGACGATTGTATCGAGCGTGGTCGGCGTCGTAGTCGGGGCGACACAAGGTTACTACGGTGGTTGGGTTGATCTGTTTGGTCAGCGCTTCATTGAAGTTTGGTCGGGCATGCCGACCCTGTTCTTGTTGATCATTCTGTCGAGTTTTATCGAGCCAAACTTCTGGTGGCTGCTCGGAATAATGGTGCTCTTCAGTTGGATGAGTTTAGTTGGGATTGTCCGAGCTGAATTCTTGCGCTGCCGAAATTTTGATTATGTAAGAGCCGCGCAAGCGATGGGTGTTGATGACAAACGTATTATGCTTCGTCACATGCTACCCAACGCGATGGTTGCATCGTTAACCATGATGCCGTTTATCCTTTCAGGCTCGGTCACCACATTAACGTCGTTAGATTTCTTAGGTTTTGGTCTTCCTGCGGGTTCACCTTCATTGGGTGAGCTGTTGGCGCAAGGTAAAGCTAACTTACAAGCGCCTTGGCTTGGCATCTCTGCCTTCGTTGTGCTTTCACTGATGCTGACGTTACTGGTCTTCGTTGGTGAAGCGGTGCGTGATGCTTTCGACCCACATCAACAGAAGTAA
- the yejF gene encoding microcin C ABC transporter ATP-binding protein YejF, which translates to MTSNTVPTSGLTAEAANESPVLTIDKLSVGFGRKDSIEQVTQDVSLEIYKGETLALVGESGSGKSVTANSVLKLLPKGSSHYLNGKINFSGTDILSCSERQLRGIRGGRIGMIFQEPMVSLNPLHRVGKQLVETLSIHRGMRTNKAQALAIEWLSKVGIRYPEQKISAYPHELSGGERQRVMIAMALINEPELLIADEPTTALDVSVQAQILDLLKDLQQELGMAMLFITHDLSIVRKIADRVAVMKDGRLVESNDCKTLFNAPAHPYTQKLINSDPKGLPVPVSPESKPLLDVNQLRVWFPITGGLFKRTISHVKAVTDMEFTLKKGHSIGLVGESGSGKSTTGMAILKLVDSEGSITYSSEQLQGLDRKQMLPFRSRMQVVFQDPFSALNPRMSVAQVIGEGLLVHQQLDENELDQRICDVMKEVDLDPETRHRYPNEFSGGQRQRIAIARALILKPEFILLDEPTSSLDRTVQAQVLDLLKSLQEKYGLTYLFISHDLNVVKSLCHYTIVMKAGEVIEKGDTETLFGNPQHEYTKQLVSLSNVGGV; encoded by the coding sequence ATGACTTCAAATACAGTTCCTACTTCAGGGTTAACAGCAGAGGCTGCTAATGAATCTCCAGTTCTGACCATTGATAAATTGTCGGTAGGGTTTGGGCGTAAAGACTCGATAGAACAAGTGACGCAAGATGTCTCTTTAGAAATATACAAAGGTGAGACATTAGCGCTGGTGGGCGAGAGTGGTTCAGGCAAATCGGTTACGGCTAATTCAGTATTGAAACTGCTGCCTAAAGGCTCGTCACACTACTTGAATGGTAAGATCAATTTCTCTGGTACCGACATTCTGAGTTGTTCTGAAAGGCAATTGCGAGGGATTCGTGGTGGCCGCATCGGCATGATCTTCCAAGAGCCTATGGTGTCGTTGAACCCACTTCATAGAGTCGGTAAGCAGCTGGTTGAAACTCTTTCTATTCACCGAGGAATGCGAACCAACAAAGCGCAAGCCTTGGCGATAGAGTGGCTTTCCAAGGTGGGTATTCGCTACCCAGAGCAAAAGATTTCAGCCTATCCGCACGAGCTATCTGGTGGAGAACGCCAACGCGTGATGATCGCGATGGCGCTGATTAACGAACCTGAGCTGCTTATCGCTGATGAGCCCACTACGGCTTTGGATGTATCAGTACAAGCGCAGATCCTCGACCTGTTAAAAGACCTGCAACAAGAACTCGGTATGGCGATGCTTTTCATTACTCATGACTTGAGTATCGTTCGTAAAATTGCCGACAGAGTAGCGGTAATGAAAGATGGTCGCTTGGTTGAAAGCAATGACTGTAAAACACTTTTTAATGCGCCAGCTCACCCTTATACGCAAAAGCTTATCAACTCTGACCCGAAAGGCTTGCCTGTCCCTGTGTCACCCGAAAGCAAACCGCTACTCGATGTAAATCAACTTCGTGTTTGGTTCCCGATCACGGGTGGTTTATTCAAGCGCACCATTTCTCATGTTAAAGCCGTCACCGACATGGAGTTCACTTTGAAGAAAGGACACTCAATCGGTTTAGTTGGCGAAAGTGGTTCTGGTAAATCAACAACCGGTATGGCGATACTTAAGCTGGTGGATAGTGAAGGATCAATTACCTATTCGAGTGAACAGCTTCAAGGTTTAGACCGAAAACAAATGCTGCCGTTTAGAAGCCGTATGCAAGTGGTCTTTCAAGACCCATTCTCTGCGTTGAATCCAAGAATGTCGGTTGCTCAAGTGATTGGTGAGGGTTTGTTAGTGCATCAACAATTGGATGAGAATGAACTCGACCAACGCATCTGTGACGTAATGAAAGAGGTCGATCTCGACCCTGAAACGCGCCACCGTTATCCAAATGAGTTTTCTGGCGGTCAAAGGCAGCGTATTGCGATTGCTCGTGCTTTGATTTTAAAGCCAGAGTTTATCTTGCTTGATGAGCCAACATCGTCATTGGACAGAACCGTTCAAGCTCAAGTACTGGATTTGCTGAAGTCACTTCAAGAAAAGTATGGCCTGACCTATTTGTTTATCAGTCATGATCTGAATGTAGTGAAATCCTTATGTCATTACACCATTGTGATGAAAGCTGGTGAGGTAATAGAGAAGGGTGACACTGAGACTCTGTTTGGTAATCCGCAGCATGAATACACCAAGCAACTTGTGAGTCTTTCCAATGTTGGTGGTGTGTAG